In Lycium barbarum isolate Lr01 chromosome 9, ASM1917538v2, whole genome shotgun sequence, the DNA window tataatattttatataaaacttaatatttttttagcgtacaataatatcggctcattacatcaagtatacatatgccACTTCTCTcacgtaaataaaaaataaggacatGAGCTTAGgtagaaaactagttgtaaattgttgaaactttaaatggtcataactttgcgctcggatatccgatttaCGCAAATTTTTTTTGACCTGGGGTATTTTTTTGAGATCTACTCGGACAAGGCAGTTTGGCCAAGCCGATATTTCAAAAAACGcccgttatcccattcaatttgaattttgccccaaatttgtgcaaaaatttcattcttctttaGTAAAAATCTAAGGATAAAAAATCTATTTCGAGATGCTAATCCCGTGGTAATGATTTTTTGAATGTCAATGTCGAGGTtcaaaattcaatttatgaaaacgagttagataacattagtgaacattataaaaaataaaaagtgtttaCTTTGTTGCTTTCACTAATTTGGCTTGGTGGTTTAGCCTCTCTttttatttacttcttttttatGCCAACAGCATGGGATTAAATCTTGGTGGgagcattgaatgagatatattatacctTGATGGAACCTCTCATATTGGATGAATtactttttaatataatatttttatttcaaaaccttataaaatatgacacttagatctaaagatgacaagtttccaagtaaacaaaacttacttcagggcactttacaacccctaaaacgacgatccaaatgtttaggtatacttgatgtaatgagccgacgttattgaacccaaaaaaatatattaagttttatataaaatattgatgtttctgggttttgaaacatgactaatctttgcccaaagtatgaaaaaaaacgcgattttgatagcttaaaaaaagaagaaaaaaaaaagtaccccCTTTCAGGCacaaaatttgtgcgtgaaaggaccaaactcaaaaagttacagtttggtcctttcacgcacagattttgtgcgtgaagcctagtttgggttttttttttttaaagggttagtttggattcaaaaattattttttgagtTAAAAAAGTCCGGGTCCCTAAAAAAGGTCTAGAAGAAATATAGAAAATGACATGTTGTATGTCAGCATCTTGATAGTGTACATGTGTACAAAAAATTCAAACTATGTACTCTAATTAAATGGAGTAGTTATTTTAACACAGATAACAAAAAGTAGATAAACTAAACTACTCAATCCTGTGCTTAGGGAACAGGGATAGCACAAAAGCGAGCATCATGGCTTTTGTTTACTTTACGTGCAGTAGCATCCAAATACGAAACACTTTTACAAAAGTTATTTGACATGCCACTACGGCAAAAatattcaccaaatatacatgtaaatattaccttttcttaaaaataatgTGTCTATGTCACGGATCCCGACGTATAGTGGTACCAGTGGCTAGCCACATGCAATGAAGGATGGTAAGTTGGGAGACCTTTAATATAGGTCAAGAATTACACTTTTTATACaaatatattaaatcttgaacacTATGAAATTCTTAACTTCGTCAATACTGTCTGAAAATAATGCAAAGTGAAAACATTCTGTAACATTGAAGTAAAGCATTGTAATCTCCAGAACTCCGACCCAAAATCATAAACAAGTTGAGTTCTGATAATAGACCAAAAAGACTTGCGCAAAGTTGTCTGTACGCCAATGCTACCGCGTCTAATGTTTTTTTCGCATCTATATAatacttttatatttatataccaaGCAAGTATAGATCCCACAATTTAAAGTTAGCAAGTTCGAAATGAGTAAAGTTtactatatttatttaatttatacATATGTATCATATATGGGGTTTGAACTATAACTACATCCAAGCAAGTTGGTAAAATTATATTACTGATTTTTCACTCTGTATATTAGTTAAACTCATAAAGCAAAAGGCAATTGGCAACTGTACTAAGTTCAACAGACAAATAAAAGATCAAACTCATCAATTAAGACTAATAAATCACAATTTACATAGCTAGCTATTACTAATTACTATCATGAACCATTATTACAACTTCGCCTTCTCTTCCTAATTCACTTGAATTTTCCTTCACTTCATTCCGTTTCACCAACGGTCGAACTGGAGCTCGACAAACTGGACAGCTATCATGAGACTGAAACCACATATCAATACACTCACAATGAAAACAATGACTACACTTAGGCAAAACCCGACCCTGTTCTCCATCTTCAAATCCCTCCAAACAAACCGGACACTCAACCTCAGACTGGTAACATTCCACCTTGTAAACAAATACAGGTAGTGCTTTTATCACCAAAGGATCGAGCCCTTGAGAAACCGGAACCTTCACCGGTAAATCAAGATTCCGGTGGTGGTTACGGCGGTGGAGAAAACGGTTAATGTGAAGGTGGAAGAAAGCAATAAGAAGACAAACGATGAAGAAAATGAGGACAGAGATAAACATGAGTTTACCAGAGAAAGCATAGTGTGGAGGGTCACAACAAGTTGGTAGTGTAGATGATGAGTACTCGTCATCGTCCATGATTGTTATTACTGTAGTAGTAATTGGGAGTTGAAGATGAAGAAAGTTTTGCAGAAAAAAACAATGGAAGAGGAAATTTCCTTACTGTTCTTGGGGTATAGTGTAAGGTGCTATAACAAGGTGGTCGAGTTTTAGAGGCCTCGATTTTTGAATATCAGAGAAAATAAAAAAGAGCCtaaattaaaaaggaaatgaaGATATTTCTAAGCTAAAAagtattataaatattttatcacTCATAAAGATCCTAAACTAGAAGGAAAGTAAGAATTttctaaactaaaaaaaaaaaaaataatctacCATTCATATGGATCTCAAAATAGGAACAACtgaagaaaatattttagaataattttaaatattattttaGAAATAATAGTCAAAAACACACATGAACTATCACGTTTTCTGCTATTTACACCTCAACTATCAATTATTCTTTTTTCTGACCGAAGTATCAACATctttgtattaaaacacacctagtTAAGTTGAGGTAATAGTTCAGGTACTAAAACGGAACAATTGACAGTTGGCCTAATCAACTTGGGGTATGTTTTAGTAATATATAAATGGTGATAGTTTAGATAAAGAAAAATGGAACATTTGATAGTTGAGATATAAAAGTCATGGAAAAATGATTGTACATATGTGGTTTTGACTATTAACTGAATATTTTAACATGATGTCCTTAAAAATGTAAAATGTTTACGGTGggttaaataaatatttatcatttAATTCGACTATTTAGGAGAAATAATAAGATGTTTGAAAGTATCTTTCATAACGATTAATTCTACATACTGAGTACGGATGAATTAATTACGGAGATGGATAGTCAATGAATACTTTCCAAAGTACTAATGAAATATATAAAATACgtaaaaggctcaaatatgtcatatAACTATtaaaaatgactcatttatgctactcatcaatagtttgactcatttatgtcatcgaactatcggaaatgactcatttatgccactcatcaatagtttggctcatttatgccatcgtctGTTGCCCAAATGACTCATCTATGCCATTTTTCTTTAACGTCGGTTTTATAATGCCAAATATTACACATGACCTCTAATTAGAGCTCTACGTCGTCTAATTAAATcagcccaattttaaatcccaaattaataaaaaatcggACCCATACACCctacccacccacaaccataatctagttggaggccacgtgtcatatctggtattgtaaaaccgaCGTTAATGAaaaaatgacatggatgagtcattttagTAATGGACGATGACATAAATTAGCCAAACTactgatgagtggcataaatgagtcatttccgatagttcgatagcataaatgagccaaactattgacgagtgacataaatgagccaaattaTTAACGAGTGACATAGATGAGTCATTTTCGATAGCTCGATGACATATTTAAGCATTTTCCGTATAAAATATGATAATACTAATAGTTTATCTCTATTTATAAAAAGTGTCTATTCATAACAGGCCGACAATACGATTAACTCTCCTCACACATAAACAAAAAGGATAAGGCCTTATATTTTTCCTACAATTTAGTTCAAGCCACTCGAatatgaatctttttttttttttttttttttttttttttttgctatcgAAGCAACTTTAACTATTGTTCTAATAGTCTCTTCCTAATTTTCTAATATAGTACAAGTTCAAATAATATGTTATACATGCCCAATCAAATGGTGTAAGGGGCAGAACGAATAGCATTTACAATGTCATAGTTGATGGATAATATGGGTTTCGGATGAGAATTATTTATATATAGTTATCAAGCACTTTGGCACTTGTCCTCAACGGGCTCATATTCGCCTCAATCTTCAAGATTTCTTTTAATAGGACCCGTTCGGCCATGagttattcactttttttcagaataattttttttattttacggtgtttggccataaaaattttaaatacaatttgaaattgtatttgagattaaaaaaacaactaaaaacttgtttttcacttttttcattttctgttttagacctttacttttttttttttttcaatttttatccCAAATTTTTTTATGTTGCTCAATTTTTACCATAAAAGTTCATACAATTTTTTTCACTGGTCAGAGGCAGCTTATGTTGCTCAGTTGCTCTCTACTCAAACAACGTTGAACATCATGTGCTAAAAAGCCTCTAAAAGAAAAGTAGCAGGTGGGATTTTGCAACAAAATCATATTTAGAGATGCTATATTTTTTGTGTATACCAATAAGCCTTCCAGTTCCAGCCTTTTGATGGAAAGAAATCATCAGTTTTGAGCACTCCATATGTTGATCTCAAGTATAATTGTTATATTTCTCGCACTGGTTATGTTTATTAATTGCTTTGCTGATTTTGCAAGTTTAGAAATTAGAAgtataaatcatatttcatgttttttaaggaaAAGTACACTTCAACaatcaaatattatttgcaaaaactatgaccaaacacaactccaccTTCAACtttaaaattccaaaaaaaagaaGTGGAAAGTCACACATTGTCACTCCCCCAAATGCCATAAAGATGCCAGACTTAGACATTTCCAAGATCCTTCCTAAAACATTTAAAAATAAGCTAGAAGCTCATGAGGGAATACACTccaacacaaaataataaatgaGTAAAGGGGGAAAAACAAAAACACTCTTAAAAATCACTATTTTCCCACTAATTTCTCATTGAAAAAATTTTAGTGGCTATTTCCCATTGAATGCCGGTGGGAAAAACATAATATAGTAGAATTTTCACTTGAAAAAATTATGAAATTTCTCAACGTTTCAATGGGCTTGTTTCCCACCATGCATTCTCCCAATGAGATTGTTCGGTAGGAATGAGgtgaaaaaaatcatattttatactATAAATTTTTTACTGAATGTCAGTGGGGAAAACCTCTTTTTCTAGTAATGAACATATCCActctagaaaattatgattttgctTCCCCCTCTTGTGCAAATATGTTCTGCAGTATCAGCACAAGAATATCATACACTTCATTTTTCATGTGCCCTATTGGTCTAATTCATGATTGTCCTTTATATTGTGAAGGGGCTGTAAGCGCTTTCGGATAAATTCCTTTCTTTTTCCCAGACACCGAACAAAGCTAAGCGTACATCATTAAATAGAGTGAAAAGGTCCACCCAGAACCCAAGGGTGTATTAACTAAGAAGTAAAAACTGGGCTCAGGATTTGGTTCTTTGTTTTCTACCTTTTGTGAAGTACAACGTTTGGCCTGAACTGTTGGAAGAGCATAACCAGACTGCTCTAAATTTTTCGGGCAAAATCATCGGGGGACGGAGGGCAAGAGGACACCAAGTTTTGACCATGAATTCCCTAGCTAAGCCTTGTTTGGAAATCATTCATGTTGCAAGTGGGACATACATTAAAGTGGTTGCAATAACATAcaccaacaacatacccaatgaatcccacaatgtggggtctggggagggtagagtgtacgcagaccttacccctaccttaggtagggaggttgttttcggaagaccttcggctcaagaaaaagcataggaAAGGTTAGATACGGGCAAACAATTCAAAACAATTATGAAAATAAAAACAACGAAAGTGAATAAGCCATGATAAACCATTCTGTAtaaacagatactcgcagaaatcaagggaCAAGAAATTAAAGATCAATGCAGCTACTCGCAAGAAAGGATAAAtgagactacctactagccttctatcctaatctgagtcctccataccctcctatctaaggtcatgttctCGGTAAGCTGGagatgcgccatgtcctgtctaatcacctctccccaatacttcttcggcctacctctacctcttctgaaaccatcctaaccagcctctcgcacctccgcactggggcattgcgtctctccgcatcacatgcccaaactatCTCATATTATGGGTTAACTCTAAAAGTGATGGAAAACAAATTAAGCTAGGTACCAAGGTAACCAAGCAAGTTGAGATCGGTCATATGGATTCTCACTGTCCACATTGCTTCATTAAAGCCCATCCTGGTCCAACTcttatttaataataataataataaatttcaCTAGTATTAGAGGTTCTTTACATTTTCTACTGGCATAGGCATGTTAAAATTGGCAGCATCCCTGGTATCTGAACCAAAGCCTAAAACTTTACAAGGAGGAAATGGATCACGAATTGAAAGAAACCCCTTCAAAATTATGACTGTCTACATGTTGGCTAACCTCATTTCCACTTCCCCAGACTTCTAGTGGAATAGAGTTACTGCCACATACACTGGTATGACAAAAATAATTTACCTTGACAAAGCAAGATCATATGTTACAAGGTCGATGATCCTTTTTGTCTAATTTTTGCTTTTACTCTTTTGAATTACTTGAAAATAAGCGCCATGTATAATGTGGTTAGCCACAGAGAAGACGGGAAAATCCTTGAAATGGTTTGAAGGGTTTGTAAGCTGAAAGAGGGAAATACATGGATTTGTTATAGctaacatacacacatatgataaatGTGAGTCAGTTATATACACCATCAAATTATATGAcacctcatctaaaagcttaagctttTAGAGGAAGAACACTTTTATGTACCTAGTTATACTTTCAACATGCCCCTTACGTGCACACTGATTCTTCTTTATGGGTCAAACACGTAATGAACAAGTAGAAAAAAAGTTGTGAAAATGGACTTACCAAAATTTAGCTATATATGATaccacatgaaaaaaaaaaaaaaaatcagtgtaCCCAAGCCAAAAACCTCAATGCAATGAGCGGACTGCCCCAAGAGCTCCCTTAGACACTTGTGGACCTTTAGGACCTTTATAACTGAAGACCTTCCTCCTACACGCATAATCAAGTTTGTGGTTCACAAGTGAACTTTAATGGAGACTATGCACCAACGTGAGAATTGGCATGCCAAGAGTTGGTTCCTTACCATGCTCAACTATGTGTACCATCCCATCTAAAAGCTTTAAATTTCAGAGAATGCACACCTTTATTTACTTACTTGTATCTTCAATATAAACTTCCGCTCTTCTATCATTTTTATCTCAAGGGGGAACAAATAGAGGTGCAAGTTACAATGCCTTAAAGAACTGACTGAACTGACAGAGTTTCTAACCCATGATTTATCATCAAATAGCCGGTTTTCTTTCAATGGCTAAATTAGCTAATCTGTCATTTGGTGAAATGTCCTGTTTTTGTTTTCAATTAACGAACTACTATTTCAAGGCCAAGAATGATAGAGGAAGAAGAGCAAAACAACAAAATTTGGAAAAGTGAATAAACTCCGTCAGCCAGCGTTGGGTAAAGCAATGGGAATGGACCTAGCCGTGATTTCTCGTTAATAAGTAGATTCCAGTTCATGCAGCAAGAGAAATTGAATGACCATATTGCATTTTCATGAAAAGAGAAttacaaagaaaaagaaacagCCTAAAGAAAATCAATCTATCTCATAAGGAGTTTGAAAATGAGGGACAGCAACTCAGTCACGGGTTTAAAGTTATTAGGACTGAAGAAGGCAGGAAATGTACCTGATCTGCACCCATGATACTCGTCGCCAAATATCTCTAACATGATGTCCATGGGCATTTTTGTGAAGGACTTATTGGAGGGAAGAGATCATCGCCTTCACTTACATCAATATATAAATCCTGAACTGCAATGCTGTGCACCGCTATTCATTTTCTCAGCAATGTCATTTATAAGGAGAAACATGGTCGAAGGCGTAATAGTTGTTATCATTTTTAACCTTTTGCTAAAACCAAATACATTCTCtccttgcaaaaaaaaaaaaatctcattgtTAAACAAAGTACTCATCATTTTACTTGAATTTTACATGATACTTTATCGTTCCTCCTGATCTATTTATGCATATTTTATCCAACGCAGCAGGGAACTACTTCTGGGCTTTTCATTCTAATTCCAAGTTGGTCCTGGATCTCCCTTCAAAATCATTGTTTAcatgcttacatctaggtaaaAGTTTAGCAATTCTCATCAGTCTGCACTTTCCTATGTACAAGTCTACAGCAACATTCTAAGGAAGGTCAAAACATTTCAAGGTTTAGATAAAGGATGGCAGTGTTTGTAGACTTCGTAGATTACCATTGAGAGGAAATAGTAATCAACGTTGTATTCTGCCAGGATGCAGGTAGAGATTATGGCCACCTACGCCAAGGTTGAATACATATTAGAGGATAAACCAGCTGTCTTACATGTGAGAAGAAAGACCCCTCTtatttccacttatcttctttatAGTGAAAAAAATGCATGtcgtacgcagaccttacccctacctttggtgggggtagagaggctgtttccgaggaccctcggctcaagaataGCATTTTTCAGGTTTGAAAAATACCATTTAAGTGGCAAATATCATCTTTCCAtaaatcaaattttcaatttcAGGCACATAAATCTGATTGGATCTTATTTTGTCACAAACTTCAACGACAACAAGTTCACCTCAAATTATGCCTAAGCCCTCCAGTAATTTATAGAAAGGTAAAATGCAGTATCAATCGTAGATACATTCAAGTGGTAGCATTACAACAGTGTATACTGTGCTTATTCCAAGTGGTGAAGTTGCAGAAACCTCGAAGACAAAGAGGGCCTCGGTTGATTAAAACCTCTGAATAAAATCATAAATGTGGGCACTTATTTCATCAGCCCTTTCTTGGTTGATGAAGTGAGCTACTCCCTCCATTACAACAACCTCCTCCAAATTAGGAACGTCTTTCTTGAAACCATCATTGTGAATATACTCCTTGGTTCCAGGAACGTGGTACGTCAGGTCCAGGTCACCCACCACAAACTTTGTTGGAACTTGAATTTTGCATCCACTAAATGGTGCTGTAAGCTCCCAGTTTCTGCATTTAGAGCATAGATGATCAAAATCTTGAATGTACTAATATTTCCAATTTCAATATACTGCTACTAAAATAAGGAAATTCAAGTAAACACAAGCAGCAGATTAAGTAATAATGAGCACCAGAAATTCCTGGATTCACTAGTTGATCCTAGAAAAGTAAAATAATATAACATACCTGTCCAGATTCCGGTAGTAGTTCAATCCTCCAGTGAAGCctgttttttttaatttctcagcATAATAATGCACATCTTCCTCTGTTATCCATGAGGGTAATGTCTCTGGTGACTGCGCAATGACCTGAAAGCCTATCTCTTTGGGAACGCAAGGAGGGCGTAAACTACGTGAAGAAAGAAATCCTTTAATGAGTTTTGCAGTATCAGCAGAAGCAAA includes these proteins:
- the LOC132608859 gene encoding RING-H2 finger protein ATL2 produces the protein MDDDEYSSSTLPTCCDPPHYAFSGKLMFISVLIFFIVCLLIAFFHLHINRFLHRRNHHRNLDLPVKVPVSQGLDPLVIKALPVFVYKVECYQSEVECPVCLEGFEDGEQGRVLPKCSHCFHCECIDMWFQSHDSCPVCRAPVRPLVKRNEVKENSSELGREGEVVIMVHDSN